The genomic interval CGGACATCGTCCCCGAGAACGCTCGCGCGTTCGCCGACAACTTCGACATCCCCCAGACGAACGTCTACGAGGACTACGAGGAGATGCTCGCCGAGGAGGACCTCGACATCGTCTCCGTCTGCGTCCCCGCCGCCTTCCACGCGGACATCGTCGTCGGGAGCGCCGAGAGCGGCGAGGTCGACGCCATCCACTGCGAGAAGCCCATGGCGACGACGTGGGCCGACTGCAAGCGCATGGTCGACACCTGCGACCGCCACAACGTCCAGTTGACCATCGACAACCAGCGCCGGTTCGGCACGCCGTTCCGCAAGGCGAAGGAGCTGCTCGACGACGGCGAGATCGGTGATCTCGTCCGCATCGAGTGGTCGGAGGACAACCTGTTCGACGCCGGGGTCCACACGTTCGACCTCTGCCGGTACTACACCGACGACGAACCCGTCGACTGGGTGCTCTCGGGTATCGACTTCAGCGAGGAGAACGTCTGGTTCGGCACGCACAACGAGAACCACGGGCTCTCGCAGTGGAAGTACGACAACGGCGTCTACGGCCTCGCCGCGACCGGCGACGGGATGGACATGGTGGGCTGTTACTTCCGCCTCGTCGGCGAGCGGGGCGTCATCGAACTCGGCGTCGAGGACGGCCCGGCGCTCCGCTACCGCACGGACGGCGGGAAGTGGAAGACGGTGAAGACGACCGACTCCATCCACGGCCCGGCCTACAGCCGCCCGCGCGCCGGTGCCCGACTCGTCGCCCGGCGACTGCCGGTC from Halomarina salina carries:
- a CDS encoding Gfo/Idh/MocA family protein, which produces MGKRVAIIGTGADPEKKDRTGFAMAYRHAPGYLRLDDCDLVACADIVPENARAFADNFDIPQTNVYEDYEEMLAEEDLDIVSVCVPAAFHADIVVGSAESGEVDAIHCEKPMATTWADCKRMVDTCDRHNVQLTIDNQRRFGTPFRKAKELLDDGEIGDLVRIEWSEDNLFDAGVHTFDLCRYYTDDEPVDWVLSGIDFSEENVWFGTHNENHGLSQWKYDNGVYGLAATGDGMDMVGCYFRLVGERGVIELGVEDGPALRYRTDGGKWKTVKTTDSIHGPAYSRPRAGARLVARRLPVVSDRTFDKTTFYERAIEEVVNALDEGREPEISGANALAGTELVYASWESSRRRGRVQLPLDIDDNPLVEMIEARNDDGDDEGDEASEGQDESAEEAEASD